One window of Parasegetibacter sp. NRK P23 genomic DNA carries:
- a CDS encoding alpha/beta hydrolase, with the protein MALTTKNIVFVTGAFVSNSCWDDWRIYFESRGYHTIAPAWPFKNGTASELRARQPNDTDLATLTLEQLVDHYIKVVRSFPEKPIVIGHSLGGLITQIINNRGYAAAAVAIHSVPPQGVFPYEFSFLRGGWRVLGLFTSMKKTYLMSFKKWQYAFVNGMPLAEQKKAYEQLAIPESKTVARGGLTSAAYVDFNKPHAPLLLTAGTEGTLIPAHLNRRNYNKYKKDNGSILEYKEFPNRNHFVLGQKSWKEDADYILDWLKKL; encoded by the coding sequence ATGGCACTTACAACCAAAAACATCGTCTTTGTTACCGGCGCATTCGTTTCCAACAGTTGCTGGGACGATTGGCGCATCTACTTTGAAAGCCGCGGCTATCATACCATCGCGCCGGCATGGCCCTTCAAGAATGGTACCGCCTCCGAATTGCGCGCCCGGCAACCGAACGATACCGATCTCGCCACGCTTACACTGGAACAACTTGTAGACCATTACATCAAAGTGGTACGCAGCTTTCCGGAAAAACCCATCGTGATCGGCCATTCTCTTGGCGGCCTCATCACCCAGATCATCAACAACAGAGGATATGCAGCCGCTGCGGTGGCCATTCATTCCGTTCCGCCGCAAGGCGTTTTTCCTTACGAATTTTCTTTTCTCCGTGGCGGATGGCGGGTGTTGGGTTTATTTACTTCCATGAAAAAAACCTACCTGATGTCGTTCAAAAAATGGCAGTACGCTTTTGTGAACGGTATGCCACTGGCAGAACAAAAAAAGGCCTACGAACAACTGGCCATCCCTGAATCGAAGACGGTGGCACGTGGTGGCCTTACCAGCGCCGCGTATGTTGATTTCAACAAGCCACACGCTCCACTGCTGCTTACCGCGGGTACAGAAGGCACGCTGATTCCCGCGCATCTGAACCGGAGAAACTACAACAAATACAAAAAAGACAATGGCTCCATCCTGGAGTATAAGGAATTTCCCAACCGAAACCATTTCGTACTGGGACAAAAATCCTGGAAAGAAGATGCCGATTATATCCTCGACTGGCTGAAAAAACTATAA
- a CDS encoding alpha/beta fold hydrolase, whose product MRQIILLPRTMLPAYILCLLAFAGCKNDNTKNTLMSDKPSITAVNAPTQFADINGRKIAYRTVGSGAPMILCQRFRGNMDDWDPAFIDALAKNYEVIIFNYTGLASSTGEPHTDMKTFSSDVIDLAKALGHQKVILGGWSFGGWVAQIVTTENPELVAQTILIGTKPPGENKHTFEDIFLQTAYKPDYDVADEVILFFEPISAFSRKAAQESHDRIAARKEKDPRVTVDQFKFYAMGNEDFIKDPYNARQKLTTTTIPILVISGDHEVCFPPENWFELNRKLPTTQVVVIPRAGHGPQHQYPEMTADYIHSFIQTNNRLAAAQ is encoded by the coding sequence ATGAGACAAATCATCCTTCTTCCACGCACCATGCTTCCGGCTTACATCCTCTGCCTGCTGGCATTCGCCGGTTGTAAAAACGACAACACAAAAAATACACTTATGTCAGACAAACCAAGCATTACAGCAGTGAATGCACCTACGCAATTCGCCGATATCAATGGCCGAAAAATCGCTTACCGCACCGTTGGTTCCGGAGCACCCATGATCCTCTGCCAACGTTTCCGAGGCAATATGGATGATTGGGATCCGGCGTTTATCGACGCGCTGGCGAAAAATTACGAGGTGATCATTTTTAATTACACAGGGCTGGCATCATCTACCGGTGAGCCACATACGGATATGAAAACATTTTCCAGCGATGTGATTGATCTCGCGAAAGCTTTGGGACATCAGAAGGTCATTCTCGGGGGATGGTCGTTCGGCGGATGGGTGGCGCAGATCGTGACCACGGAAAATCCTGAACTGGTAGCGCAAACCATCCTGATCGGCACTAAACCTCCGGGCGAGAACAAACATACTTTTGAAGACATCTTCCTGCAAACAGCGTATAAGCCGGATTATGATGTTGCCGATGAGGTGATCCTCTTCTTTGAACCCATTTCCGCCTTCAGCCGTAAAGCCGCGCAGGAAAGTCACGACCGGATAGCCGCCAGGAAAGAAAAGGATCCACGCGTTACGGTTGATCAGTTTAAATTCTATGCCATGGGCAACGAAGACTTCATCAAAGATCCCTACAATGCGCGTCAGAAACTGACCACCACCACCATTCCGATCCTGGTGATCTCCGGAGATCACGAAGTATGTTTTCCGCCCGAGAACTGGTTTGAACTGAACCGTAAGTTGCCGACCACACAGGTAGTGGTGATTCCCAGGGCCGGACATGGGCCGCAACACCAGTACCCTGAGATGACCGCAGACTATATCCACTCGTTCATTCAAACCAACAACAGGCTGGCGGCAGCGCAATAA